In the genome of Carnobacterium viridans, one region contains:
- a CDS encoding PTS transporter subunit EIIC, with protein sequence MKEKLMDGMQRFSKAMFIPVLILPIAGILIAIGNLFTNAKLIETVPFLDNPITMGFGTILSGSLVSILNNLGLIFCIGLAVGLANKKKSEAGFTAVLGYLVFINAMNKFMEISGLLFEGESLQGTGQTMVLGVQVLDMGVFLGIILGVVTALVHNKFCEKEFNNAFQIYGGTRFVFILLIPVVVLLAIAFTYIWPFFQSGINSLGTLINQSGNFGIFLYGMLERLLIPTGLHHLVYTPFLYTSLGGIQEVGGQIFEGARNIYFAEIADPSVSILSPSVIWDARGISKMFGLIGACLAMYQTASPENKNKAKAILIPAVVTSFVAGVTEPIEFSFMFVAPLLFVVHAVLSGLSMVVLNLLNVRAIGPNGFIDFLLYNVPLGIEKTGWPMYILVGLVFFAIYYFTFRFLITTFKYKTIGREDTGQETKLYSKNEYNENKTKNVPAKENVPQEEKGLASTIVAALGGPENINTVTNCYTRLRLTLHQPDKVDELALKNDTGASGVIIKDHNVHVVYGLQVNSVRKAVDHYLGRESEE encoded by the coding sequence ATGAAAGAGAAGTTGATGGATGGTATGCAGCGTTTTTCCAAAGCTATGTTTATCCCGGTATTAATTCTACCCATTGCAGGGATTTTAATTGCAATCGGTAATTTATTTACAAATGCAAAGCTAATTGAAACCGTTCCCTTTTTGGATAATCCAATCACAATGGGATTTGGAACGATTTTATCGGGTTCTTTAGTATCCATTTTAAATAATTTAGGCTTAATCTTCTGTATTGGCCTAGCAGTGGGACTAGCGAATAAGAAAAAATCGGAAGCGGGATTTACAGCAGTTTTAGGTTACTTAGTCTTTATTAATGCCATGAACAAATTTATGGAAATCAGCGGGTTATTATTCGAAGGAGAATCGTTACAAGGAACGGGACAAACGATGGTATTGGGTGTTCAAGTTCTGGATATGGGTGTTTTTCTAGGCATTATATTAGGGGTAGTAACAGCACTTGTACACAATAAATTTTGTGAGAAAGAATTTAATAATGCATTCCAGATTTATGGAGGTACTCGTTTTGTATTTATTCTATTGATTCCAGTAGTTGTATTATTGGCGATTGCATTCACTTATATTTGGCCATTTTTCCAAAGCGGCATCAATAGTTTAGGAACATTGATCAATCAAAGTGGAAATTTTGGGATTTTCTTATATGGAATGTTAGAACGATTATTGATTCCAACTGGACTTCATCATTTGGTTTATACACCTTTCTTATATACTTCACTTGGAGGTATTCAAGAAGTCGGTGGACAGATTTTTGAAGGAGCAAGAAACATTTACTTCGCTGAAATTGCAGATCCTAGTGTCAGTATTTTATCTCCAAGCGTGATTTGGGATGCACGTGGGATTTCTAAAATGTTCGGTTTGATTGGTGCTTGTCTAGCAATGTACCAAACAGCAAGTCCTGAAAATAAAAATAAGGCAAAAGCCATTTTAATTCCTGCAGTAGTGACATCATTTGTAGCAGGAGTAACAGAGCCCATTGAATTTTCGTTTATGTTTGTAGCACCATTGTTGTTTGTTGTCCATGCAGTATTAAGTGGATTAAGTATGGTTGTATTAAACTTATTGAATGTTCGGGCTATCGGACCAAACGGGTTTATTGATTTCTTATTGTACAATGTACCTTTGGGAATTGAGAAAACCGGATGGCCAATGTATATCTTAGTAGGACTCGTATTCTTCGCTATCTACTACTTTACTTTCCGTTTCTTGATCACAACATTCAAATATAAAACAATCGGTCGTGAAGATACTGGTCAGGAAACAAAACTTTATTCTAAGAATGAGTACAATGAAAATAAAACTAAAAATGTACCTGCTAAAGAAAACGTACCTCAAGAAGAAAAAGGTTTAGCAAGCACGATTGTTGCAGCTTTAGGAGGACCAGAAAATATCAATACAGTAACCAATTGTTATACACGATTGAGGTTAACCTTGCATCAGCCAGATAAAGTTGATGAATTAGCGTTGAAAAATGATACAGGGGCAAGCGGGGTCATCATTAAAGACCACAATGTTCACGTTGTTTACGGCTTGCAAGTTAATAGTGTCAGAAAAGCTGTCGATCACTATTTAGGCAGAGAATCAGAAGAATAA
- a CDS encoding PTS lactose/cellobiose transporter subunit IIA has protein sequence MGQTINIETIMGLIIHGGNAKSDAMEAIHAAKTDNFALAAEKLDAADKSLVEAHHAQTSLLTQEASGEELTVSLLAVHSQDHLMNAITFRDMASEVVDVYKKLAGVSLD, from the coding sequence GTGGGACAAACAATAAATATAGAAACAATCATGGGGTTAATTATTCATGGAGGAAACGCTAAAAGTGATGCAATGGAAGCAATCCATGCTGCAAAAACAGATAATTTTGCATTAGCAGCTGAAAAATTAGATGCAGCAGATAAATCTTTAGTGGAAGCTCACCATGCTCAAACGAGTTTATTGACGCAAGAAGCTTCTGGTGAAGAGCTAACCGTTTCTTTATTAGCTGTGCATAGCCAAGACCATTTGATGAATGCTATAACATTTAGAGATATGGCGTCTGAAGTTGTTGACGTATATAAAAAACTTGCAGGAGTATCATTAGACTAA
- a CDS encoding hydroxymethylglutaryl-CoA synthase: MKIGIDKIGFFAPHMYVDMNKLAVARNVEPEKFTIGIGQEKMAIAPITQDPVTLAANAALMILDETDRGKIDFVIFGTESGIDNSKSGAVYVHHLLGLNPNARSIEVKQACYGATAGIQMAKGHIALNPESRVLVLGSDIARYGLNTSGESTQGAGAVAMVISAEPKIMALENKSAYLTADIMDFWRPVYSDTAFVDGKFSNEQYIHFFTTVWEQYKNKSGLELNNFEAICFHLPYTKMGLKALRTVIEEADEATQEKLLANYQSSTTYNRNIGNIYTGSLYLSLVSLLEQSEQLKEGSRIGLYSYGSGAVGEFFTGILQPNYRDYLQTKSHAELFASRTEISIEEYEEVFQQTIPVDGSTATFDATKDPATIYLAGMKDNMRQYVNKTH, translated from the coding sequence TTGAAAATTGGAATAGACAAAATTGGTTTTTTTGCACCACATATGTACGTAGATATGAACAAATTGGCAGTAGCTAGAAATGTAGAGCCGGAAAAATTTACTATCGGGATTGGCCAAGAAAAAATGGCTATTGCTCCAATCACACAAGACCCAGTAACATTAGCAGCAAATGCAGCATTAATGATACTAGACGAGACGGATAGAGGAAAAATTGATTTTGTTATTTTTGGTACAGAATCAGGCATCGACAATTCAAAATCAGGCGCGGTATATGTGCACCATTTGTTAGGATTAAATCCAAATGCACGTTCTATTGAAGTGAAGCAAGCTTGTTATGGAGCTACTGCAGGAATTCAAATGGCAAAAGGACATATCGCTTTAAATCCAGAGAGCAGAGTGTTGGTGTTGGGATCAGATATTGCGCGTTATGGATTAAATACTTCTGGAGAATCTACTCAAGGAGCTGGCGCGGTAGCCATGGTCATCAGTGCTGAACCAAAAATTATGGCATTAGAAAATAAAAGTGCCTACTTAACAGCGGATATTATGGATTTTTGGCGTCCGGTTTATTCAGATACAGCTTTTGTTGACGGGAAATTCTCCAATGAACAATACATTCACTTTTTTACAACAGTTTGGGAACAATACAAAAACAAATCTGGTTTAGAGTTAAATAATTTTGAAGCCATCTGTTTCCATTTGCCATATACTAAAATGGGTCTTAAAGCTTTGAGAACTGTAATAGAAGAAGCGGATGAAGCTACTCAAGAAAAGTTGTTGGCTAATTATCAATCAAGCACAACGTATAATCGCAATATTGGAAACATTTATACAGGGTCGCTTTACTTAAGCTTGGTTTCTTTACTTGAACAAAGCGAACAATTGAAAGAGGGTTCTAGAATTGGCTTATATAGTTACGGTTCAGGTGCAGTAGGGGAGTTCTTCACAGGTATTTTGCAACCGAACTATCGTGACTACTTACAAACCAAGAGTCATGCTGAATTATTCGCTTCAAGAACAGAAATTTCGATTGAAGAGTACGAGGAAGTTTTCCAACAAACAATTCCAGTCGATGGATCTACTGCAACATTTGACGCTACAAAAGATCCAGCTACTATTTATTTGGCGGGTATGAAAGACAATATGCGTCAATATGTAAATAAAACACACTAA
- a CDS encoding 50S ribosomal protein L25, with protein sequence MKVNATLRTEVGSSAANRARREKKVTAVVNGKGITSTAVLLDSKELDNVLKTLGKNAIFDVAVQDGETHQVIIKEIQNATLVNQILDVELQVIQKGEKLTVTVPINVLNAENVKRGIVSQTLNELEIETLPTNIPTEFTVDVSALEIGDALTVSDITVDKAITVLSDAEQSVVSVLPPSVEEPETAVEAVEPELIGEKEEAK encoded by the coding sequence ATGAAAGTCAATGCTACTTTAAGAACAGAGGTCGGATCTTCAGCGGCTAATCGTGCAAGAAGAGAAAAAAAAGTTACAGCCGTCGTTAATGGAAAAGGTATCACAAGTACTGCAGTATTATTAGACAGCAAAGAATTAGATAACGTTTTAAAAACATTAGGTAAAAATGCTATCTTTGATGTTGCCGTTCAAGATGGTGAAACTCATCAAGTGATTATCAAAGAGATTCAAAATGCAACTCTTGTAAACCAAATTTTAGACGTTGAATTACAAGTTATTCAAAAAGGAGAAAAATTAACGGTTACTGTTCCAATTAATGTTTTGAATGCTGAAAATGTTAAACGCGGTATTGTTTCTCAAACATTAAATGAATTAGAAATCGAAACTCTTCCAACGAATATCCCAACTGAATTTACTGTTGACGTTAGCGCATTAGAAATTGGTGACGCATTAACTGTTTCAGATATTACAGTTGACAAAGCAATCACAGTATTAAGTGATGCTGAACAATCTGTTGTGAGCGTATTGCCTCCATCAGTTGAAGAGCCTGAAACAGCTGTTGAAGCTGTTGAACCTGAATTGATTGGTGAAAAAGAAGAAGCAAAATAA
- a CDS encoding PTS sugar transporter subunit IIB — MAEKTIMLVCSAGMSTSLLVTKMQAASKAREMDTEIFAVSAAEADRNIENKNIDVMLLGPQVRFMKGQFEKKLAGKNIPLDIINMQDYGKMNGENVLDQALKLMN, encoded by the coding sequence ATGGCAGAAAAAACAATTATGTTAGTATGTTCAGCAGGTATGAGTACAAGTTTATTAGTAACTAAGATGCAAGCGGCTTCAAAAGCTCGCGAAATGGATACAGAAATTTTTGCAGTATCAGCAGCAGAAGCAGATAGAAATATTGAAAACAAAAATATTGACGTTATGTTATTAGGACCACAAGTTCGATTCATGAAAGGTCAATTTGAAAAGAAATTAGCTGGAAAAAATATTCCATTAGACATTATCAATATGCAGGATTACGGTAAAATGAATGGCGAAAATGTGTTGGATCAAGCTCTTAAATTAATGAATTAA
- a CDS encoding SGNH/GDSL hydrolase family protein: MKLNFKDSILFIGDSVTDVGRDRTNAVDLGQGYPLMIATALKERYAELELSFSNRGIGGDKLKDMAARWEADCLSLNPTVVSILIGINDTWHAVGQDQFGSQEDLQQFEQLYRTLLTTLVENSVRQIILMEPFVLPYPINREMWRSDLDPRIQVVRKLAYEFQADLIPLDGLLNAIGIKQGVALLTGEDGVHPTQKGHELIAKMWLDAVEKEC; this comes from the coding sequence ATGAAGTTAAATTTTAAAGACTCTATTTTATTTATCGGGGACAGCGTTACAGATGTTGGTCGTGATAGAACGAATGCTGTAGATTTAGGTCAAGGGTATCCGCTAATGATAGCGACTGCTTTAAAGGAACGGTATGCTGAATTAGAGCTGTCTTTTTCTAATCGAGGAATTGGAGGAGATAAGTTGAAGGACATGGCTGCGCGTTGGGAAGCGGATTGTCTTTCTTTAAATCCAACAGTTGTATCTATTTTGATTGGAATCAATGATACGTGGCATGCAGTAGGACAAGATCAGTTTGGCAGTCAAGAAGATCTGCAACAATTTGAGCAGCTATACCGCACTTTATTAACAACATTGGTAGAAAATTCTGTCCGCCAGATTATTTTAATGGAGCCTTTTGTTCTACCTTATCCAATTAATCGTGAAATGTGGCGTAGTGATTTAGATCCGCGCATTCAAGTGGTACGTAAACTTGCTTATGAATTTCAAGCTGATTTAATTCCACTAGATGGCTTATTGAATGCTATTGGAATCAAGCAAGGTGTTGCTTTACTAACAGGAGAAGATGGAGTGCATCCTACACAAAAAGGTCACGAGCTGATTGCGAAAATGTGGCTTGATGCAGTAGAAAAGGAGTGTTAA
- a CDS encoding MurR/RpiR family transcriptional regulator codes for MNDISKLIQGKNLSELDIKILHYIIENIDDVLARGVREIAKDNFTSPSTIIRLSKKMGYTGFIDLYYQLLPMVKKTGDHPSDSDEDFLRISQKDFFKENSREDINQFIQKALYLKQKYIFIYATGFSAIAAEYLYKKLLVLGKKTVIATGTDSIGVFENNLEDIDAFIVISKSGETQQVIDKLLIAKDQGIFTITFTKETTNRAAELSDLNFKINDNNKLDDRNMLPNSFFPRLLMLVEFIFKTYLEGLQKNVNE; via the coding sequence GTGAATGATATCAGCAAATTAATTCAAGGAAAGAATCTATCCGAATTGGATATAAAAATTTTGCATTATATTATTGAGAATATCGATGATGTGTTGGCAAGAGGTGTGCGTGAGATTGCTAAAGACAACTTTACTTCTCCTTCAACCATTATTCGGCTATCCAAAAAAATGGGTTACACGGGTTTTATTGATTTGTACTACCAATTGTTGCCAATGGTTAAGAAGACAGGTGATCACCCTTCGGACAGTGATGAAGACTTTTTGCGTATCAGTCAGAAAGACTTTTTTAAAGAAAACAGTAGAGAAGATATTAACCAGTTTATTCAAAAAGCTTTGTATTTGAAACAAAAATACATTTTTATTTACGCAACGGGTTTTTCGGCAATAGCAGCAGAGTATTTGTATAAAAAATTGTTGGTTTTAGGTAAAAAAACAGTTATAGCAACTGGGACGGACTCGATAGGGGTATTTGAAAATAACCTAGAAGATATTGATGCCTTTATTGTGATCTCGAAATCTGGGGAAACACAACAAGTGATTGATAAATTACTGATAGCAAAGGATCAAGGGATATTTACGATCACGTTTACAAAGGAGACAACTAATCGAGCAGCAGAGCTATCTGATTTGAACTTTAAAATTAATGACAATAATAAACTCGATGATCGCAATATGCTGCCGAATAGCTTTTTCCCTAGACTGTTGATGTTAGTGGAGTTTATTTTCAAAACCTATCTTGAGGGATTACAAAAAAATGTGAATGAGTGA
- a CDS encoding hydroxymethylglutaryl-CoA reductase, degradative: MDKTYLNKFYKMNHIERLNALVASGSLTSDDLLLTKGLLLTDELADNMIENHLVNYELPLGVALNFLIDEKDYIIPMAIEEPSVIAAASAGAKIIAQSGGFKTIISERIMIGQVALKDVPDIPFAKSNLIQHKNDILKKANDAHPSIVKRGGGATDMFIRVIEADADAGTPEFLMVHLHVSTLEAMGANIINTMMEGITVYLEELTKGSALMSILSNYATECLASATCRIPVDLLKKNDYSGEEVRDRLIEAGQLAYVDPYRAVTHNKGIMNGIDAVVLASGNDWRAISAGAHAYASRSGQYRALSTWKKAENGDLIGQLTVPLPVGSVGGSISIHPAAQFSKRLLGYPSAKELESIIVSVGLAQNFSALKALVTEGIQKGHMGLQARSLAISAGAMGVDIEKVAKLLKSAENMNLSTAKALLKEIKT; the protein is encoded by the coding sequence ATGGATAAAACCTATTTAAATAAATTTTATAAAATGAACCATATTGAAAGACTGAATGCTCTTGTTGCTTCAGGCAGCCTGACTTCAGATGACTTGTTGCTAACCAAAGGTCTACTCTTAACAGATGAGTTGGCCGATAATATGATTGAAAACCATTTAGTTAATTATGAATTGCCGTTAGGAGTCGCTTTAAACTTTTTAATCGATGAAAAGGACTACATCATACCAATGGCTATCGAAGAGCCATCTGTCATTGCTGCCGCTAGTGCCGGAGCAAAAATCATTGCTCAATCAGGCGGTTTTAAAACCATTATTTCAGAACGCATTATGATTGGACAAGTTGCCTTAAAAGATGTTCCCGATATTCCTTTTGCCAAAAGCAATTTGATTCAACACAAAAATGATATTCTAAAAAAAGCTAATGATGCTCACCCTTCTATCGTTAAACGAGGAGGCGGCGCAACAGATATGTTCATTCGTGTAATCGAAGCAGATGCTGACGCTGGAACACCGGAGTTTTTAATGGTTCATTTGCACGTATCTACACTTGAAGCTATGGGCGCCAATATTATCAACACTATGATGGAAGGCATTACAGTCTATCTTGAAGAGTTAACAAAAGGATCCGCTTTGATGAGTATCCTGTCTAACTACGCGACAGAATGTCTGGCTAGTGCAACTTGCCGAATACCCGTAGACCTTTTGAAAAAAAATGATTATTCCGGTGAAGAAGTTCGTGACCGTTTGATTGAAGCTGGTCAATTAGCTTATGTTGACCCTTACCGAGCAGTTACTCATAATAAAGGTATCATGAATGGTATTGATGCCGTGGTTTTAGCATCTGGCAACGACTGGCGTGCTATTTCTGCTGGTGCACATGCTTATGCCTCGCGCAGTGGACAATACCGTGCTCTTTCTACCTGGAAAAAAGCTGAAAATGGCGATCTGATTGGTCAATTAACGGTGCCTCTGCCTGTTGGCTCAGTTGGTGGATCGATTTCCATCCATCCAGCTGCTCAGTTCAGCAAACGCTTATTGGGCTATCCATCAGCTAAAGAGTTAGAATCCATCATCGTTTCCGTAGGTCTGGCTCAAAATTTTTCCGCTCTTAAAGCTCTCGTGACTGAAGGCATCCAAAAAGGGCATATGGGCCTGCAAGCTCGTTCTTTGGCTATCAGTGCTGGAGCAATGGGTGTAGACATTGAAAAAGTCGCTAAGCTGTTAAAATCAGCTGAAAACATGAATCTGTCTACCGCCAAAGCTCTACTTAAAGAGATCAAAACATAA
- a CDS encoding glycoside hydrolase family 1 protein, with product MQKQIPKDFIIGAGSSAWQTEGWKGKKEGQDSYLDTWYKNERHVWHEGFGPGVATNFYERYQDDIDLMKEIGLTHFRTSINWSRFFTNYETLEVDEDYASFVGRYIDSLIEAGVVPMLCLEHYELPTYLLEKYDGWSSKKVVDLFAQYAEIVFDRYADRVKYWFTFNEPVVIQTRTYLDAIRYPHEQNTKKWMQWNYHKVLATAKVVEMYHRNNYDGQIGIVLNPEVTYPRSSSEADKKAAEMYDLFFNRIYLDPLVKGTYPEELFPLLEKHGILFDHTTEELAIIAQNTVDYLGINLYYPNRVKAPSYQWNEQTPFHPAFYYDHFELPGRKMNKSRGWEIYPQMMFDFGMRIKNEYGNIPWMVTENGMGIEDEERFMDSNGVVQDDYRIEFITEHLNSLIEVTEAGSNCKGYMLWAFTDCVSPMNAFKNRYGLVRIDLDNDRDRSLKKSAFWYQDIIKNSVFEVPDKTQIR from the coding sequence GTGCAAAAGCAAATTCCAAAGGATTTTATTATTGGTGCTGGGTCATCCGCATGGCAAACAGAGGGATGGAAAGGCAAAAAAGAAGGACAGGATTCATATCTTGATACATGGTATAAAAATGAAAGACATGTCTGGCATGAAGGTTTCGGTCCAGGAGTCGCAACTAATTTTTATGAACGCTATCAAGATGATATTGATCTAATGAAAGAAATTGGATTAACCCATTTTCGTACTTCAATAAACTGGTCAAGATTTTTTACGAATTATGAAACTTTGGAAGTTGACGAGGACTACGCTTCATTTGTTGGCCGTTATATAGATAGCTTGATTGAAGCTGGTGTAGTACCGATGTTGTGCCTGGAACATTATGAATTGCCGACTTATTTGCTAGAAAAATATGATGGTTGGAGTTCTAAAAAAGTAGTTGATCTGTTTGCACAATATGCGGAAATCGTTTTTGATCGATATGCAGACCGTGTAAAATACTGGTTTACCTTTAATGAACCTGTCGTTATCCAAACACGTACTTACTTAGACGCTATTCGGTATCCACATGAGCAAAACACAAAAAAATGGATGCAATGGAATTACCATAAAGTTTTGGCGACCGCAAAAGTTGTCGAAATGTATCATAGAAATAATTACGATGGCCAAATCGGTATTGTGTTAAATCCAGAAGTAACGTATCCAAGATCTTCTTCAGAGGCAGACAAAAAAGCAGCTGAGATGTATGATTTATTTTTTAACCGCATTTATTTAGATCCATTGGTAAAAGGAACGTATCCTGAAGAATTGTTCCCATTACTAGAAAAACACGGTATCTTATTTGATCATACAACTGAAGAGTTGGCTATTATCGCGCAAAATACGGTAGACTATTTAGGAATCAATTTGTATTATCCAAATCGTGTGAAGGCACCAAGCTACCAATGGAATGAGCAAACACCTTTCCATCCAGCGTTCTACTATGATCATTTTGAATTGCCAGGTCGAAAAATGAACAAGTCTAGAGGATGGGAAATTTATCCTCAAATGATGTTTGATTTCGGCATGCGTATAAAAAATGAGTACGGAAATATTCCGTGGATGGTCACAGAAAATGGGATGGGTATTGAAGATGAAGAGCGGTTTATGGACAGCAATGGAGTCGTACAAGACGATTACCGCATCGAGTTTATTACAGAGCATTTGAATAGTTTGATTGAGGTAACTGAAGCTGGATCAAACTGTAAAGGGTATATGTTATGGGCATTTACCGATTGTGTATCTCCTATGAATGCATTCAAAAATCGTTATGGATTAGTCAGAATCGATTTAGACAATGACAGAGACCGATCATTAAAAAAATCGGCTTTTTGGTACCAAGACATCATTAAAAATAGTGTTTTTGAAGTTCCAGATAAAACACAAATCAGATAA